A stretch of DNA from Pseudopipra pipra isolate bDixPip1 chromosome 1, bDixPip1.hap1, whole genome shotgun sequence:
AGAGCCCCCCAGGGCGGGGGTCCTGCCGCGCAGTGCTGCACGGGTGGCCCTCGCTGGGCCCCGGGAGCCGGGGGGCCGCTGCCGGCGCGTCGGCCACGCTGATGGATGGGGCTGCTCGGGGTCCCCTGGgagcggcgggcggcggggccgggggctttGTCTGCTGCCAGAGACGCTGCCGGGAATTAGCATCTGCCAGGGCCTCGGCGGCTCCGCACCGTCCTGTGGCGGCTCCGCACCATCTTCCCCACCCAGCTCTGGAGCCTTCCACTGCTGGCACCGAGCGGCCCGGCGCCCAGCACGGGGTTGAGCCCCACGGCACCCCGGGCACCCCACGGCACCCCACGGGTCCCAGCCGGGACCCACCGGGCAGGACCCGGGCGAGGGGTGACGATCCGCCGAGCTGCCCGCCGGCAGCTCGCCCGGCACGCTCCGCAGCCCCAGGTACCGGGCTCGGGGTGGCACGGGCGCCCCGGGCAGGGGAGCCCGGCGCGGGGCACCGGGCGGGAGCGGTCGGCTGGAATCCGCAGCCTCAGATCCCGGGAGCCGGGTGGGTTTCTGCGCGGCCTCGGCTTTGTCTGCGCCGGGGCCGGGATGAATGGCCCTTTCAGTTTGTGCCGTCATGTGTGCCGAGGGAGCCCGTGTGCCGGCCAGGCCCCGAACAAAAGGAGCCGGCGAGGGGCTGCGCGCGGGGCGGCGAGGAGGGGCCGCCggcagcccccccccccgcgctGCTCCCGCCGCGGCTCCGCGCCCGGGCGGGGGCACAGCGGCGCACGGCAGCACCGCACAGCCCGTGCGGGGCCGCACACCCCTCCCGCACAGCCTCACACCCCTCTCACAGCCTCACACCCCTCTCACAGCCTCACACCCCTCTCACAGCCGCACCTCCCGCGCCCAGGCAGTCGTGCCCGGAGCCGCAGCTGAGCCCGGTGCAGTCGGTGGCCCTGTGGCCAGCAGGGCTCCGACGCGGTGATGCTGCGGGTACCGGGAGGGCGACGGGGCCCGCGGGCTCCGAGCCAGCGGCACGGTCAGGCCGAGGAGCAGGAGCCGGGGACGAACGGCCTGACACCGACTCGTGTGGACGAGCCCGGGGGTCTCCCAGCCGGCCGTGGGGCTGTGCCGAAGGGTCTCCCAGCCGGCCATGGCCGGGCGCCCTCTTGccttccagggactgagaccTCACCGGCCTCGGTACAGACgcgagctggtcctgcccagctCCGCGCGGCCCGGCCGCAGCCCAGGGCCAGACGTTACCTGCGGGGCCGTGCCGGGCTCCGGCAGCGTCGGCAGCCGCTTCTCCACTGCGTCCAGCCAGTGCCGCAgggccagcagctgctcctgcacctccAGCCTCCGTTCTGACCGCGGCCGGGCTCTGCGGAAAGAGTGGGGACACTAATACAGAGTGGGGGACgtggctgctgtcccccctgcCCACACCACGCTGAGCCCCGGCCTCGCTGCGCACTCACAGCAGACCCTGCCAAGGGCGTCCCGGCTGTGTCCGTTCCCGCCCTGCTCTCCCCCGCAAAGCCGAACCGCGCCCTCCCCATCCCGGCGCCGACCCAGACCCCCAGGCGGTGCgggctccccccagctccctcatcacgGTGCAGACAGCCAGGCACACTCGCAGGCCCCGACACGATGCGTTCGGCGGTGCCCAGCGGTGCCCGTacctctccatctcctccccatccgCTGGTGACCCCTCCACGCTCTCCCCGGCGAGCCCGGTGTCCCCCGCAGTGCGGTGCatctgcagggagagcagagggacgGTGGGGACGGGACACCAGGACTCGGCAGAGGACGAGGCTCCACGGCCTTCCCCCCTGGAACACCACTACGGAGGTCCTGGAGTGTCGCTGTGTTTTCCCCAGGGACGGCCCGTCCTCACCGGCCGGGGCAGAGCTCCCCTGCCCGAGACCTCCGACGTCTGTCCTTGCTCCAGCCGTCACCGATACCTGCGGGGTTTAGCTCTGCTCCGGCTCCTCTGCGTTCCCGCAGCGCTCCCCAAATTCCCGACCCTTTTTCACCCGGGATCACTCCCGGATCTCACTCTGCCACCCCTTGGGCTCCATCTGGCCCCCAGTGTCCCTACACCTGCTCCGTGCACTGCAGAGCCCACGGTCCGGCGCCCGGCTGAGCCCAAACCGAGCCACGGCAAAGTGACCCACGGCAAACTGAACAGTGGAAAACTGACCCGCGACAAACCGACCCACGGAAAATCCGCTGCACTGACACCCACACCAGCCACCGCCGGCTCCAGGGCTGCGAGCACGGGCGCTTTGCTGCAACATGTGGGATGAGACACCGGGCAAACACCGAGATCTAAACCCCAGCAACGCCCCGGCACGGGTACAGGGACAGGGCACGAACAGGGGGCGGCTGCTCCTTGCCCCTGCGGAGagtggggctggcaggagggatCCCACCGTACCCGCTCCCAAGGCTGAGGGCGATGCTGCTCCCGAGAGCACAGGGAGCCCTGCAATTAACTGGTCGTTAACCCTGGTGATTAATTAAGCCAGGTCACCTGGCCGAGCATAACGAGGCGGAGATGCCTCTGGGGACCCCAGGAGGGAAACGGGACACAGTCACCCGCAGACTGGGGGTGTGTTGGGTGCGGCTGCTGCGGAAGGAGCCGCGGGCAGGGTCTGGTCTGGGACCCCCGCAGGAGCAGTAGGGAATTCCTGGAATGAGGGGAAGCGGCATTAGGCAGGTGCCAGGTGCCGGTGCCGCAGCAGTCCCGCGTGGTCGGAGCGCCGGCAGGGCTCGGTCCCGTCGGAGGCGCTCCGGGACTGTTCACGGCTGACCCTGCGGGCACGATGCCGTCAGCCACGGCAGGGTCCCCCCGCCCGACACGCCCTCAGTGTGGCCACCTGCCCTCGGCACTGGCACCGGTGCTCCCCCGCCAGCTGACCAAGCCACCAGCAGCATCCTGCTTCCCGGTCCCGTGTGCCCCGCGGTGAGCCCTCGTCCCAGGGCAAGACCGCGGGGCCCGCTGCAAGAGGCTGGGCACAGGGGACCGGGGAGCCGGAGGATGCTGCCGCAGGTGGGCAGACGACAACAGCATCTGCAGTGGGAAAGCTCCTCCAGCCCAAACTCAGTCCAGGCTGGCGGGGATGGAGCCGAGGACGAAGCCCCGGCGGTCGCTGCCAGCCTGTCCCAGACACGGCGCCGGAGCGGCTGCACCGACCGCTCCTGAGGACGTGCCAAAAGAGCACGAGGAGCCCCGAACCCCAAACCGGCGCCGGGACACCGAGGTGTTAAGCGCGGCACGTGCCTGCTCCGGCGCGCTGGGGTGGGTCCggagcagcccccagccccggctcgGGCATCGGACACCGCGGGCTGCGCCGTTCGCCCGGGGACAAGACGGCGGGAACAGACGGATCCGGAGCTGCCCGACAGCAGCTCCCCAGTGCCGCGGAGGGAGGCAGGTCCCCGCACCGCGCTGCCCGCACGGCACCGCCGCCGTCCCCACCGCGCCACCGGCCCTGCCAACGCCGGTGAACCCGGCACGGACCGACGGGGCACAGAATCGCCGGTGCCTGCCCGAGGCAGAGCCGGCCTTGGCCAGCGCACCCGGGCTCCGAGCCCCAGCGGCGCGGCCGGGGGGGTCTCGGGGTCCCTGCCCGTGAGGAGGTTCAGCGCCCCGGCGAGGGGGGGGCGTGGGAGAGGCCGGTCGGGCTTTGTGGAGAAGCTGTTCAGAGCGTtcccggcgcggcgggggccGAGCCAGCAGCGCCCGGGGCggtggcacagggagctggcagCCGAGCCGGCTTCCGCGGCCACGCTTGGGACGGCGGCCACGGGTCCCGCGCACCGGACCGCGGCCAGGACGGGGCGGTGCTGCCGCTCACACCGGGACGGGCGCTTGGCCGAGGCCGATGGGCGCCGGGCGGGGGGCGAGGGACCCCTCCGGGGCTGATCGGCACCACGGGCAGGGCGACCCTCGGTGCCTCGCACGCCGCGGCCCGCGGTGTTGATGCCGAGGGATGGTTTAGCTCGAGGGGGGCGGGGAGGGTGAGCTCCGAGCCGCACGGCAGCGGGCATTAAAATTGGGAATGTCACGGAGTTTTCCATCGTGACAAGCTCGGCCTGGTTACACACTGGTCTGGTCACTCCCAGCACGTGGTGCTGAAGGGGCTTTGGGAGGGCCGGGGGGTCTCAGGGGGCAGACAGGACGAGCCAATGGAGAGGGTCCATGGACAAAGGACACTGTGCTGGCTTGGGAGTTGTGCGCTCACCCCACGGCACCCGGGAGCAGACAGCCCAGGTTTCAGGGTGTCCCCGTCTCCTGTGCCCCTTTGCCAGCCAAGGAGGGAGGATCCCACCACCCTGGGCACAGTGGAAGGGTCCCCGTGCCAGGGGCACAGGGCTGAGGGGGTGTGGGAAAGGGCATTTAGGGGGTGGGATCTCCTCTGTCATGTGGACGCAGGTCCCATGGTCGGGCCCAGGAGCAGGGGGGTCTCTCACCAGGGACCAGAGCTGAACCCCACCAGTGTCAGGCGGTGACGTGGGGCTGGGCCATGGGGCTGGGCCGTGGGCCAGAAGAGGGCTCTTGGTGGCCTCACGAGCTTTGAGAGAGGTGactggctggggagaggggaggaggggagggtcGGGAAGGTGGGGGGAGTAGGGGATGTGTGGGGGAGCAGGAAAGGTCTGGGGGACACAGGGAATACCTGGAGGGGCAGTGAAATGCTGTGTGACCCTGGGCAGCCCATGACACCCCAGGGAATGTCACTGCTGCCCGGGGACCCCTCTCGAGCCTGCGACCCCCCCAGTCTCCCTGGCCCTGCCGCGCCCAACGGCCCCGTCCCGCTGCCGGCGGGGACAGATGTGGTTAATTGCAGACGGACAATGCAATTAACGTCCTCCCAGCCGCCGCCATCTGTCCTGGCCAGCCCGGCCTCCCcacccagggctgctgccagggTGGACAtgcccagctgctcctggcacagcgAGACCTCACCAGCCCCTGGACATCACAGGGGTCCCACAAAGGCCCGGACAGCTCCGGCACTCCCAGCGTGGTGCCTGGtgctcctggcactgccacaggATGAGTCTCCCACTCAGGGagccccagcctgggcagagggTGGCACTTGGCTCACCAGGCTGGACAGACCCCTTGAGCTGCCCACACCTGCGCTGGCAGCTGCACTGACATTCCCCAGTTTGCCAGGACTGTCCCTCCCAAGCgctgctgccctgccagtgGCTGCTGGGCCAGCACACCCTgatcccctccagcccctcatccTCACAGCAAACTGCTGCCATCTGCCCACAACAGCCCCTCGCTGCCCGAAAAGGGAGAGCCCACGGCACAGCCTGCACTGGGCAGAGGCCACGGGAccagtgggcacagccctggacTAGCAGTGGTAATGGCACATATGGCCGTGGGGGACAGTGTCCCTGCCATGCCCAGAGCCCCACTgacagggctggaagggatgggTTTGTCCCCATGGGAAAGATTCAGCCTCGAAAGCCTCTACAGCCCCCAcagtcccagcactgctcactcccccagcccagggatcTGCTGGCCAGGGGCTGCACCCACACtcacctggcagtgctggctgtgccaccagcctgggacagccctggggacagccctggggacagccctggggacacccctgcggccctgccctgtgcccagcagcaCCGTGGGGACACCAAGGCCCAGCCCACGGGTGAAGCACCTGTGCCAGGAGCCGGTCAGACCCACCGTGCCCCAGCACGTTCCACCAGGACCAGCAGCCCATGGCACAGAGCCACAGGAGGCAATGAGAGCCCCCAGCCCACAGCCACGGTGCTGAGGCTGGAGGGGCAAACAGaccacacagagctgctggctggTTTCAGAGGATTCTCCTTTACTGCCCTtgcaggggagccctgggtcCACACTGCTCCTTTTACAGACACTTCGCAGTATGTATGGGTCAGGATTTTAGTGTTTTGCCCCCAAAACACTTGTTTGGGTGATCGATGGGCCCCCGATGCCCCGGTGAGTGATGGTCGGGGCACGGGGGGCCCCAGGGAGTGGGAAGCGTCCCGGAGCCGCGGGCAGCGGCGCCTCATGCAAAGCCAGGCGGGATAATGAGAGCAATAACGACACCGGAGGCGAAGGGTAACATGACTGGATTTACAGGTGGTAGATGAGAgcaggggggaaggaggagatgcCATGGAGATCCGCGGCGAGCCCAGCACCGCGCCGGGAGGCCCtccctggggaggagggggtgtGCAGGGCGAGGAGGGATGGGGTGACCCCGTGGGTGCCTCTCGGGCCGCTGGCTGcccaggcactgcagccccGGTCTCTGCCCGGGGACTCTGGCAAGTGCAAAGGGCGAGGGAGCACGTCCCCACGTCCTCAGGCGCGGTCCGACCGGCCCCGGGGCAGGGGACGGGCTCCGTGGCGGCGATGAGGGGAGGTGAGATGGACATCCAGCCACACTACAACAAAGCGAACAGAAAAGATGGGATGAGACAGGGAGAACGACCCACGAGATGAAGCCGCTGACCCGGCCGGCAGCGCCGCGGGACCGGGACAGGGCGGGGAGCTCGGCGTTACCTGTGCCGGTGAGCGCCGCCGAGCAGCCGCAGCCTCCCGGGCTCCCCTCGAGCCCATCCACGACCTGCTGACGTCGGAGACCCAGCTCAGGAGCTCACCCAGCGGCACCGGGACGTCTTTGGTGGGACTGGAAAAAGACGTCTGCCAGAGAGAGAGCGTGTTACTGCAGGCGCAGGGAGAGCCAGGGACAGGGGTTGGAATCACCGcgaggaaggaagaggaggctgcttttacagaaattcgtCACTTCCTAACAAGAGCATGTTCCGGGCTGCTGCAGCGTCCCACGGCCCACCCCATGCTCCGGGGGTCCTGAGGCCCCCGCACCCCTCACGAGGGTCAGGAAAGTCCCCGTGGCCAGGGGGGCTCTGGGCACAGGAGCCACGCGGAACCGGGCTGGGGCGTGGGTTCTGGCAGACACCCGCCGAGGGGGCGTGGAGCCACATCAGTGTGAGGAAATCAACCTCGAGCGGAAGCACTTCCCAGATACAcggagagacagacagacagaccggCCGGCCACGGCGGGAGCGTCCCGGAGGGCGGGTGAGCGGGCGGGCTGGCGGAGGCAGGCGCGCAGCGAAGCCCCTCGGTGGGCGAAGCGGCGGAGCGGAGGCAGGTCCCCCCGCGTGAAGCACCGGGCAGCACCGGGGCGGCACTTACGGTCGGGGCACCGGCTCCGCGGTGCGGTGGCGGGGACGTGCTGGGAGGCCAAGGCAGGGAGATGGGGCAGCTGGGGGGCCGGGCGAAGAGCCCCCTCCTTGTCACGCTGAGGGTGGTTGGAAGGGgtccaggcagcagctccggggccGGCGTGGCGTGTCTGGCTGTCTGGTGCCGGGGAGCCGGCGATGTCCTCCTCCAGCACGCCGGCTGCAGTGTGGGGCACCGTGGGGCCAGGGTCATCTCCTCCTTCAGGGTGCGGGGGTTGAAGCCGGCAGGTTAATTACAAAAGAGTGCTAAGTGGTTAGATCCAAACAGGGAACTGTTTTCCTGGTGTCCGGCTCGACCGCACCGTGTGCGAGCGGCAGCGGAGTCTGCGCAGCCAGGGGCTGGAACGGCGTCCggctcccagggcacagggcagggagggtAGTGTGTGTTCTCTCTCGTCTCTTAATATACAAACACTGTCAGCACATTCgcatatattaatttattagtCTTGTCTTTTTGGTTAAACTCGAGGCACTGCTTTGGGAGAAGAGTGGAggttcaaaattaaaaaaaatactagtGATTAGCCAGCAGCGTTGCCACATGCGGAGCGGGTGAGGCAGCGCCTCGGGGGCTGGCGGGTCTCAGGCCACGTGGAGCGGAGGCCCACGCACCCCGGGGTGCTCCCCGCTCGCCTCCCGCCCGCAGCTCCCGGATGCAGCCAGGGCGAGGGCAAGGGCTAGAGCAGCCGCCTCCACGGCGCCCGGGGGACCCCCGGCGTATCTGCGCCCGAAGCTCGAGGAGGAGTAGGATGAGGAAGAGAAGGTCATAGAGAAGCCGGAGCTGGTGGCATCGAAGCTGCCGCGCCGGGAGCCCGCGCGGGAGCCGGTGCGGGAGCCCGAGCGGGATCCGGAGGTGGAGCCGGCGCTGCTGACGTTGTAGGGGCTGTAGTAGCCCTTGCTGGACTGGGAGGAGGCCTCCAGCAGCCGCAGGCCGGTCCCATCCTCGATCATGCTCCGGTCCATGGCGTCCTTGTAGGAGATCTTGAGCTTGGTCTTGGGGCAGGTGAGGTACTTGGAGTAGGTGTTGACGTCCCGCAGCTTCTGGGCGGTGCGCGCGTCGATGGTGCCCTTCTGCAGCGCCTCGTCCAGGGACACGCGGCCCGCGGCGTCGGGCTCAATCAGGCCCCCCGTCAGGTACTGCACCTCCAGGAACCGCTGCCCGGCCTCGTAGTACAGCCAGCCCTTCTTCAGCGCCTGCGCCGCCGACATCTTCGTCTTGGTCCGCGGGTCCTCGAAGCCGTAGAAGGCCTTCTGCGCCAGGTTGATGCGGTCCACCATGATCTTGTCGACCAGGCCCTTGCTGACCGCGTCGGCGACGGAGCACTTGTCCCCGGTGCTGGGGTCGATGATGCCCCCGGTGCAGGCCTGGGCTTCCAGCAGCCGCTGCCCCGTGATGTTGTCCACCAGGTTGCGGCGCATTGCCTCCGTGATGGACACCTTCTCCAGAGTGTCCGTGTCCAGGATGCCCGCCACCGGCCCGGTCTCCTCGGTCGGGTCGGTCCACATGGAGATCTGGGTCCGTGTCAGGGCCGGGCTGACGGTGTAGGAGGAGGAGGATCCCACTGAGGATGACCGCGACCGGAAGCCACCCATGTTGCCGGAGAGCATGTCGGCAAACTCGGTTATGGAGAGGGTGCCCGAGCGGTACTGGTCCAGGGCTGACTGGTCAATCAGGCCCTTGCCGATGGCGTCGTCGATGTCGTACTGGCGCCCCGAGCGCCTGTCGATGATCATTGACTTCACCACGCCGTCGGAGGACGAGGTGGTGATCTCTTCCCATTCGCACTCCTGCTCCGACAGCTCCAGGTAGGTCTGGTGGTCGATGAGGCCCTTGCGATAGGCTTCGTAGACAGACATCTCCTTGCCCGTCTCCGGGTCGACGATCACCACCCGGCGCTTGCGGACAGAGGACTTGGAAGAAGTCTTCCTCTCCCGCTTCTTCTCCTTCaggggcaggaggcagaggcCGGTCTCTGGGTCCGTGATGCACCGCTCCATGAGCTGCAGGTAGGTGAGGTTCTCCTCCGTGTTGGGGTCGAAGAAGCCCTTGGTGTCATCGCTGGGGTCCAGCAGGATCTCGTTCATCTCCTCGTCAAAGAGGCCCCTCTTGTAGGCCACCTCCACGGGCAGGCGGTGGCTCTCCTCGGGGTCGATGATGCCTCCCGTGGCGATCTGCGCCTCCAGCAAGCGGATCCCGTGGTCCTTCAGGATCAGACCCTTCTTCATGGCCTGGAAGAGGGAGATGAGCTTTCCAGTGTAGGGGTCCCGGTAGCCGGTGACGGCCCTCTCGGCAGAGAGCAGCTTGTCCTTGAACTCGGGGCCCACGATGCCCATCCGCACGGCTTCCTCCACCGTCAGCTTGAGGCCCTTGATGGGGTCGATCACGTAGCCCGTGGCCGCCTGCGCCTCCAGGAGCTCGAAGGCAGTGCCGGGCCGGATGATCCCCTTCTTCATGGCCTGGTAGACGGACAGACGCTCCTTCGTGGAGTCCACAAAGACGCCGGCGATGCAGCTGGTGCCCTCCAGGAACTTCTTGAGGTTCTTGGAGACCTCCTCGACGGAGGTGAGGCCCTCTTGGAGGCGCTGGGCCGTGGCTTCGTCCATCACCTGCGAGCGGACGAGCTCCTCCACGGTGATCTGCTTCCGCAGCCCCCGGAAGGTGAGTTTCCGCGTGTCGCAGAGCGGGAGCAGGAGGAGCCTGGAGTTCTCGTCCTTCCGGCAGCGCTTCAGCAGCTGCGTGTAGCTGAGCTTCTCGTCCGTGGAGGGGTCCACGTAGCTGCGCACCTCGCTGGGCTCCGAGAGCATGTCGTGGGTCTCCTTGTTGATGAAGCCCCGCTGGTAGGCCACCTCCAGGGGCAGGTGGAAGCCCAGGTGCGGGTCGATGACGCCGCCGGTGGCGATCTGGGCGTCCAGGAGCTTGAGGGCCTCTTCGCTGGGAATGAGATCCTTCTTCATGGCCTGGAAGAGGGAGATCTTCTGCTCGCTGTAGGGATCTCTGTAGCCGGTCACGGCTCTCTCTGCAGACAGGAGCCGGTCGTGGATCTCAGGCCCCACCACGCCCTTCCTCACTGCCTCGTCCACCGTCAGCATCTCGTTCTTCGTGGGGTCGATCATGAAGCCGGTGGCTGCCTGGGCCTCCAGGAGGGAGCGGGCCACTTCGGAGTTGATCAGTCCTTTCTTCAGCGCCTGGTAGATGCTGAGCGTCTGCTTGGAGGAGGGGATGTAGATGCCGGCCACGCAGCCTGACCCATAGAGGTACTTCCAGACAGTCTCCACCTCCAGGAGCTCCCGGAAGGTTTTGGAGCCCTGCTTCAGCATGTTGTAGATGTCCTGAGAGATGATCTTGGCCTCGTAGAGCTCCTCGGCCGTGATGCGGCGCCGGACGTAGTCGTAGGACATGAGGTTCTGCTGCCGGATGATCTCAGTCTTCTCGATGATCtcgatgatgatgatgatcatGCGCTCCTTGGACACGCGGCCCGACTGGAACTCCTCCATGAGCTGCTTCCGCTGCTCCTCGGGCAGCAGGTCCGAGTGCATGATCTCCCACAGCGACATGGAGGAGCCCGCCCGGCTGCCCACAGGGATGTCCACCTGCGTCTCCTCGAACACCTTCCGCGTCTCTGCCTCTGTGTAAACCTGGGTGGTCTCCACCACTTTCGGCTTCTCGGGCTCCCGCAGAGGCAGCAGGTACAGGCCCGTCTCGGGGTCCTCAATGCACCTCTCCTTCAGCTGCAGGTAGGTGAGGTTCTCACGGGTATTGGGGTCGAAGAAGCCCTTGGTGTCGTCAGTGGGGTCGGAGAGGGTCTGGTTCATCTCCTGGTCGAAGTAGCCCCGTTTGTAGGCCACCTCCACGGGCAGGCGGTGGCTGTGCACGGGGTCGATGATGCCGCCGGTGGCGACCTGGGCCTCGAGCAGGCGGATGCCGTGGTCCCTGACGATGAGCCCTTTCTTCATGGCCTGGAAGAGCGAGATGGTGTCTCCCGAGTAGGGGTCCTTGTAGCCAGTGACAGCCTTCTCCGCTGACAGCAGCTTCTCGTGCAGCTCAGGCCCGACGACACCAGCCTTCACTGCCTCGTTGACGTACAGTTTACGGTTCTTCACGGGGTCGATCAAGAACCCAGTGGCTGCCTGGGCCTCCAGGAGGACCACAGCGGTGCCGGGCGTCAGCAGGTTCCTCTTCATGGCCTCGTAGATGTTCAGCTTCTCCTTGGTGGCCTCCACGTAGACGCCAGCAATGCAGTCGCTGCCGTGCAGGAACCTCCTCACTGCATCTGTCTCAGAGAGGTCCTTCACCGTCTTCTtgccttccttcagctgctcgTACTGGGCTTTGCTGATGATGCGGGACTCCAGCAGCTCGCTGGCCGGCACCGGCGCCCGCAGGCCGCTGAACGtcagcttctcctgctttttGGTCTCCGCCTCCTCGATGATGGTGATCACGATCTTGATGATCTTCTCGATGGTCACCTTGCCGGTTTTGTACTGCCGGAGGAGCTCCCGCCTGTGCTCCTCCGTGAAGTACTCGGAGTGGATCAGGTCCCAGATGGTCATCATCCGGCCCTTCATGCTGCCCACCGGGACCTCTATGGTGGTCTTGTCGAAGCACTCCTTGGCCTGGCTGTCGGTGTAGACCTCCTCCTGCTGCGACTGGATGGCCTGGTCGGACAGGGGCAGCAGGCACAGGCCAGTCTGCTTATCACGGTGGCAGCTCTTCTGCAGCTGGGCGTAGGTGAGGTGTTCCTGGGTGTTGGGGCAGTAGAAAGCCTTGGCATCATCTCGGAGCTCGGTCAGAGCCTCGTTCACCTCCGGGTCGAAGTAGCCGCGCTTGTAGGCGACCTCGAGCGGGAGCCGGTGGCTGTTGACAGGGTCGATGATGCCACCAGTGGCGAGCTGGACGTCCAGCAGCCGGAGCCCAGTGTCACTGGGGATGAGGCCCTTCTTGAGCGCTTGGTAGAGGGAAACCGTCTGGCCTGTGTACGGGTCCTTGTAGCCGGTCACCGCCTTCTCCGCCGACAGCAGCTTCTCGTGGAACTCCGGCCCCACCACCTCAGCCTTCACCGCCTCATCCACGGAGAAGAGCTTGTTCCCCACGGGGTCAATGATGTAGCCAGTGGCAGCTTGTGCCTCCAGCAGGGAGAGGGCAACCTCTGGCTTCAGCAGGTTTCTcttcagggcctcatagaagGTGAGCTTCTGGCCCGTCGACTCCACCAGGACACCGGCGATGGCATCCGTGCCCTTCAGGTACTGCCGCACAGACTCCATCTCCGCCACATCCTTCACGGATTTCTTGCCCTGGTGCAGCTGGTTGTAGAGGTCCTTGTTGATGATCTTGCTTTCCAGCAGCTCGGCAGCGGGCACGGGCGCCCGCAGGCCCTCGAAGCACATCTGGCTCTTTTTCTCGCTTTCCTCCACAACCGTGATGATGATCTTGATGATCTTCTCCACTGTGATCTTGCCAGTCCTGTACTGCTGGATCAGGTCCCGCCTTTGGTCCTCAGTGAAGTATTCAGAGTTGATGAGCTCCCAGATGGTCATGGTCTTCCCTTGGAACTTGCCAAACGGGGCTGTCACCGTGGCCTTCTTGAAGACGTCCTTGGCTTCCTTGTCGGTGTAGACCAGCTGCTCCCTCGCTTTGGCTGCCTGGTCAGTGAGCGGCAGGAGACACAGCCCCGTGTCCGGGTCAGTCACACACCGCTCCATCAGCTGCAGGTAGGTCAGGTTCTCCTGAGTGTTGGGGTCGAAGAAGCCCTTGGTGTCGTCAGTGGGGTCGGACAGGACCTGGTTCATCTCCTCATCGAAGTAGCCCCGTTTGTAGGCCGCTTCCACGGGCAGGCGGTGGCTGTGCACGGGGTCGATGATGCCGCCGGTGGCGATCTGGGCCTCGAGCAGGCGGATGCCGTGGTCCCTGACGATGAGATCCTTCGTCATGGCCTGGAACAGGGAGATCTTGTCGCCCGTGTACGGATCCTTGTAGCCGGTGACAGCCCTCTCAGCCGACAGCATCTTGTTGTGCAGCTCTGGCCCAATCACACCCTCTCGCACCGCCTCGTTCACTGAGAGCCTCGCGTTCTGCACGGGGTCGATGATGAAGCCGGAGGCAGCCTGAGCCTCCAGGAGCACCAGCGCCGTGCCTGGGCTGAGCAGCTTCTTCTTCATGGCTTCGTAGATGCTCATCTTCTGGTTGGTGGGTTTGATCAGCAAGCCAGCGATGCTGCTCTTGCCCTGCAAGTACTTCTTGATGTCCTCCCTCTGCGAGAGCTCGCCCACGCTCACAACTCCCTTCGACAACTTGTCCAGGTTCTCTCTGCTCAGAATGCCGGCGTCAGCCAGCTTCTCTGCCGACACCTTCTGCCGGATGCCGTCGAAGGCAAACTCGGGCTCCCCGTTCTGCGCCAAGCCGTCCATCGCGTCCCGGCCGTTGGGCACGGCCTTGATGTCCAGCAGCTGCGTCGTCGTAACCGCGGCCTCCCCGGGCAGGT
This window harbors:
- the LOC135402146 gene encoding basic proline-rich protein-like — protein: MTAQTERAIHPGPGADKAEAAQKPTRLPGSEAADSSRPLPPGAPRRAPLPGAPVPPRARYLGLRSVPGELPAGSSADRHPSPGSCPVGPGWDPWGAVGCPGCRGAQPRAGRRAARCQQWKAPELGGEDGAEPPQDGAEPPRPWQMLIPGSVSGSRQSPRPRRPPLPGDPEQPHPSAWPTRRQRPPGSRGPARATRAALRGRTPALGGSRWLRGPRSWVWAGWGGGLHCGQEQLAPGFLQHPGWQRGGVPEPQGCSTPAFRVGFATPSWRPSLGPPAVPCFTEPPRPSPAPLSPPSSGSEAPAPAEP